One window of Prochlorococcus marinus XMU1408 genomic DNA carries:
- a CDS encoding GAF domain-containing protein: MGFGAPKISNEEERLRALAEYRILGTQPEQCYDDITKIASLTCGTPISLMSLVDTDRQWFKSMCGFETKETSRDVSFCAHAIASPEPLIIEDALLDDRFKSNPLVVEEPKIRLYAGFPLQTPNDQRIGTLCVIDRKPGHLSDKQHQIMEALSRQVVTLLELRKRSMRLLDALTHMHNTEGILTTCSYCKEVRDADGEWQHLEKYLSKIADIRFSHGICDICMEKHFPDVLEVWSDEKLNFNKKNNIPECKKSS; this comes from the coding sequence TTGGGTTTTGGTGCCCCAAAAATAAGCAATGAAGAAGAGCGCCTAAGAGCTCTTGCAGAATATAGAATCTTAGGTACTCAACCTGAGCAATGTTATGACGACATAACAAAAATAGCTTCTTTAACTTGTGGAACTCCTATTTCTTTAATGAGCTTGGTTGATACAGATAGGCAATGGTTTAAATCAATGTGTGGATTTGAGACCAAAGAAACTTCAAGAGATGTTTCTTTTTGTGCGCATGCAATTGCTAGTCCAGAACCTTTGATTATTGAGGATGCTCTCTTAGATGATCGATTTAAATCAAATCCTTTGGTTGTTGAGGAACCAAAAATTCGTTTATATGCTGGTTTCCCACTTCAAACGCCAAATGATCAGCGGATTGGAACTCTTTGTGTGATTGATAGAAAGCCAGGACATTTGTCCGATAAGCAGCATCAGATTATGGAGGCATTATCTAGGCAGGTCGTAACCTTGTTGGAACTTCGTAAAAGATCTATGCGTCTTTTAGATGCGCTAACTCATATGCATAATACCGAAGGTATTTTAACAACATGCTCTTATTGTAAAGAGGTAAGGGATGCGGATGGTGAGTGGCAGCATCTAGAAAAATATTTATCTAAAATTGCAGATATTCGTTTTAGTCATGGGATCTGCGATATATGTATGGAGAAGCATTTCCCTGATGTGTTAGAAGTCTGGAGTGATGAGAAACTTAATTTTAACAAAAAAAATAATATACCTGAATGCAAAAAAAGTAGTTAA
- a CDS encoding DUF6311 domain-containing protein, which produces MRFNQRIEIFNLARVILLFLWIYAWGNCVNPLSIECFSYPEESDHIQHFLGWISYAYDDNSNLIPPTFSSWTWPYDSQLLFADTIPLLSIIFKPIIQLFNIKFHYFSLISLINILLIFNCVVKIGDYFNLRKIDTSILGFLLAFSPIAILRIYAGHESLSLHILIVYPLMLIITRNSNIWKWLIIYLAALGIHAYFIPIIALLNIYELWSSFIEKGYAINPKYRKLIAFILLIILGGVLFGYVPNSFSASKNGVLWSANVLALIDPQITSLIFPGIQNIPIIQWEGYSYLGLIGIFLIAITIFMWSRKIELIKVFPSQSFLLILTVFIFIIAIGNPIYFMDIELSKTNYILNLLGSYKYIFRATGRLMWPIYYILMIWSFINVSSYLRKRSNIHRIFIIFSIFLLLESHMYLTIKVNALMNKRSLLGLEYIKRQSNNDISFLIKENKYLINATGNPYFRTKDLPAYMIHSTNPKMKTNYLPRFARENIRFIKNYSLSQCQILDLIYKKIPNNELSKSIFILQDDITPKCNNKYKKILNLQEPGFSIYKIKDYGAFQTNLDDAA; this is translated from the coding sequence ATGAGATTTAATCAAAGAATTGAGATCTTCAACCTAGCTAGAGTTATTTTATTATTTTTATGGATATATGCATGGGGAAATTGCGTAAATCCTTTATCGATTGAATGCTTTTCTTATCCTGAAGAAAGCGATCATATTCAACATTTCTTAGGATGGATAAGTTATGCATATGATGATAACTCTAATTTAATACCACCAACATTTTCAAGTTGGACATGGCCATATGATTCTCAACTTTTATTTGCAGATACAATTCCTCTTTTATCTATAATATTCAAACCAATTATTCAACTATTTAATATTAAGTTCCATTACTTCAGTTTAATATCATTAATCAATATATTACTTATATTTAATTGCGTGGTAAAAATTGGTGATTACTTTAATTTAAGAAAAATAGATACTTCTATTTTAGGTTTTTTATTGGCATTTTCTCCGATAGCAATACTAAGAATATATGCTGGTCATGAATCATTATCCCTTCATATTCTAATAGTTTACCCTTTAATGTTAATAATAACTAGAAATAGCAATATATGGAAATGGCTAATTATTTATCTGGCTGCATTGGGTATTCATGCATACTTCATCCCAATAATAGCTCTCCTAAATATATATGAGTTATGGAGTTCCTTTATAGAGAAAGGATATGCAATAAATCCTAAATATAGAAAACTTATAGCTTTTATATTGTTGATAATCCTAGGAGGAGTGTTGTTTGGGTATGTACCTAACTCATTTTCAGCTTCAAAAAATGGCGTTTTATGGAGTGCAAATGTTTTAGCATTAATTGATCCTCAAATAACTTCGCTTATATTTCCTGGAATTCAAAATATACCAATAATACAATGGGAAGGATATAGTTATCTTGGATTAATCGGAATATTTTTAATCGCTATTACGATTTTTATGTGGTCTAGAAAAATAGAATTAATCAAAGTTTTTCCATCTCAATCATTTTTATTAATATTAACAGTGTTTATATTCATAATAGCCATAGGCAATCCTATATATTTTATGGATATAGAGCTTTCCAAGACTAACTATATTTTAAATCTACTAGGGTCATATAAGTATATCTTTAGAGCAACTGGAAGGTTAATGTGGCCCATATATTATATTTTAATGATTTGGTCTTTCATTAATGTATCTAGTTATCTCCGAAAAAGGTCTAATATTCATAGGATATTCATTATTTTTTCTATATTCTTATTACTAGAAAGTCATATGTATTTGACAATTAAAGTGAATGCTTTAATGAATAAAAGAAGTTTATTAGGTTTAGAATATATAAAACGTCAAAGTAACAATGATATCTCTTTTTTAATAAAAGAAAACAAATACCTAATAAATGCAACTGGCAATCCATATTTTAGAACAAAAGATTTACCAGCGTATATGATTCATTCTACAAACCCTAAGATGAAAACTAATTATCTACCCAGGTTCGCTCGCGAGAATATTAGATTTATAAAAAATTATAGTTTATCCCAATGTCAAATCTTAGACCTGATTTACAAAAAAATTCCTAATAATGAATTAAGCAAATCGATTTTTATTTTGCAGGATGATATCACTCCTAAATGTAATAATAAATATAAAAAAATTCTCAACTTGCAAGAACCTGGTTTTTCTATTTATAAAATAAAAGATTATGGAGCATTCCAAACAAATTTGGATGATGCTGCATAA
- a CDS encoding EamA family transporter, producing MIGFFAAISAVFFWTFACSIWRKESANLLPRQINIYKNVLASIFFLPVVFTIGWISDISSILVLIISGIIGIALGDTLYINSLKIIGTRKTLSFEALTPIIATTVGTISINEIYPQKVWIGAFIVSFCLFMIVRQNTFHQENSRENKILGILCALGSVLCAVFAALLSRIILISSALTPLQTTEVRLLSASIFLFLIFKNDFVDLLSNRSINKESHSSLVLSTFLGTNCGILCQQIVFKFLPIGVGWTLLSLSPVFAIFISQREGDKINTLTIIYSILSFLGVSIALI from the coding sequence ATGATTGGTTTTTTTGCGGCAATTTCAGCAGTATTTTTTTGGACTTTTGCATGTTCCATTTGGAGGAAAGAGTCTGCAAATTTATTACCTAGACAAATCAATATTTATAAAAATGTTCTTGCCTCAATCTTCTTTTTACCAGTGGTATTTACTATAGGTTGGATTTCTGATATCAGTTCCATATTGGTTTTGATAATAAGTGGGATAATTGGAATAGCTTTAGGGGACACTTTATACATAAATTCTTTAAAGATAATAGGGACTAGAAAAACCCTTTCATTTGAAGCTTTAACCCCAATAATTGCAACTACAGTAGGTACGATCAGTATTAATGAGATTTATCCTCAAAAAGTTTGGATTGGTGCTTTTATTGTTTCTTTTTGTTTATTCATGATTGTTCGTCAAAATACATTTCATCAAGAGAATTCTAGAGAAAATAAGATTCTTGGAATTCTCTGTGCGTTGGGATCTGTTCTTTGTGCAGTTTTTGCAGCTTTATTATCAAGGATAATTTTAATTAGTTCTGCTTTGACTCCTTTACAAACTACCGAGGTCAGGCTTTTATCAGCATCAATATTTTTATTTTTAATTTTTAAAAATGACTTTGTGGATCTACTTAGTAATAGATCAATAAATAAAGAAAGTCATTCAAGTTTAGTTTTATCAACTTTCCTAGGAACTAATTGCGGAATATTATGTCAACAAATAGTCTTTAAATTCTTGCCAATTGGAGTTGGTTGGACTTTATTAAGTCTTTCTCCTGTTTTTGCGATTTTTATTTCACAGCGAGAGGGAGATAAAATAAATACATTGA
- a CDS encoding high light inducible protein, with protein MQPSNKTILERSIGRPAMMAFVLLTGIYLTTGQLIPGVV; from the coding sequence ATGCAACCATCTAACAAAACAATTCTTGAAAGAAGTATTGGAAGACCAGCCATGATGGCATTCGTTCTTCTCACCGGAATCTATTTAACAACTGGTCAACTTATCCCTGGAGTTGTGTAA
- a CDS encoding high light inducible protein, translating to MTPEAEKFNGWAAMLGFVAAFGAYATTGQIIPGIF from the coding sequence ATGACTCCTGAAGCTGAAAAGTTTAACGGTTGGGCAGCAATGCTTGGCTTCGTTGCAGCATTTGGTGCTTATGCAACAACAGGTCAAATTATTCCTGGTATCTTCTAA
- a CDS encoding DUF3386 domain-containing protein: MKSNEEKVAQCTQLFKAAYENRYTWDSDFIGYQGNCSWTDGEKKIKGIFTLGQDLKTTVNEIDDEKIKKAVSSQLWEVAIHRVRRSFEQTHGKNIFTFGDTNEIGSEILVGGKNEGDKYRVKNNVVTMVYRHIHGNLIIIHTKDVTHTGNGYLSKSYSSQYLDPISKKALKGKSFYEDEFIPLFKGGPWVLASRSIQQESFEDSILSKQIFSFSELKSLGSN, from the coding sequence ATGAAGTCCAACGAAGAAAAAGTAGCTCAATGTACTCAATTATTTAAGGCTGCTTATGAAAACCGCTACACATGGGACTCTGATTTTATAGGCTATCAAGGCAATTGCTCATGGACAGATGGTGAAAAAAAAATTAAAGGTATCTTTACTTTAGGACAAGATTTAAAAACTACTGTTAATGAAATAGATGATGAGAAAATAAAGAAAGCTGTTTCTTCACAACTTTGGGAAGTTGCTATTCATCGAGTGAGAAGGTCATTTGAACAAACTCATGGGAAGAACATCTTTACTTTTGGAGATACAAATGAAATTGGTTCAGAAATTTTAGTTGGAGGAAAAAATGAGGGTGATAAATATAGAGTCAAAAATAACGTCGTTACGATGGTCTATAGACACATCCATGGAAATTTAATAATTATCCATACTAAGGATGTAACTCATACTGGCAACGGCTACTTAAGTAAAAGCTACTCTAGTCAATATCTTGATCCTATTTCTAAAAAAGCTTTAAAAGGAAAAAGTTTTTATGAAGATGAATTCATACCTCTTTTCAAAGGAGGACCTTGGGTTTTAGCTTCTAGATCTATCCAACAAGAGTCTTTCGAGGATTCGATATTAAGCAAACAAATCTTTTCTTTTTCAGAATTAAAAAGTCTTGGATCCAACTAA
- a CDS encoding high light inducible protein — translation MSTQNNNTRNVDPEKATAERLNGYAALLGCIALVGAYATTGQIIPGFV, via the coding sequence ATGTCTACTCAAAATAACAACACAAGAAACGTTGATCCTGAAAAGGCAACTGCGGAAAGACTTAATGGCTACGCAGCATTACTTGGTTGTATTGCTCTAGTTGGTGCCTATGCAACAACAGGTCAAATTATTCCAGGTTTTGTTTAA
- a CDS encoding OsmC family protein, whose product MIMGIETKRRGWDIGEIKINVYKIMTSEGPRKIKSLVLEIFMSLEIDLEKYKILQHIAEECPVKLNLEECVDIELNWYKEYLKLNNID is encoded by the coding sequence ATGATTATGGGTATCGAGACAAAACGTAGAGGTTGGGATATTGGTGAAATTAAGATTAATGTATATAAAATAATGACATCAGAAGGGCCTAGAAAAATAAAGTCTTTAGTATTAGAAATTTTTATGTCATTGGAAATAGATCTTGAAAAATATAAAATTCTTCAACATATTGCTGAAGAATGTCCTGTAAAGCTTAATCTTGAAGAATGTGTTGATATTGAATTAAATTGGTATAAAGAATATTTAAAATTAAATAATATAGACTGA
- a CDS encoding high light inducible protein produces the protein MENNYWKTAEQMNGRLAMMGLFAAVINYGFTGWIVPGII, from the coding sequence ATGGAAAATAACTATTGGAAAACAGCTGAACAGATGAATGGCCGATTAGCGATGATGGGTTTATTCGCAGCTGTCATCAATTATGGATTCACTGGCTGGATAGTTCCAGGTATTATATAA
- a CDS encoding DoxX family protein: MNSEKVKNLIGRILISAIFIYAIPTKIINFEQTIEVLINKNIHPIFATFLLFSAIICLIFGSILFMSGFKQRLGAYLLLIFIVPTTFIFHFSPFQTKSVLMNAGLIGGLVLGLNKVTAGSLKDLFNNQKIHR, translated from the coding sequence ATGAACTCTGAAAAAGTAAAGAATCTAATTGGAAGAATTTTAATCTCAGCAATATTTATTTATGCAATCCCTACTAAAATTATAAATTTCGAGCAAACTATTGAAGTTCTGATAAATAAGAATATACATCCAATTTTTGCAACATTTTTATTATTTTCCGCCATCATTTGCTTGATTTTTGGGTCAATCCTTTTCATGTCAGGATTTAAACAAAGGTTAGGTGCCTATCTTCTTCTAATATTTATAGTTCCAACAACATTTATTTTTCATTTTTCCCCTTTTCAAACAAAGTCTGTTTTAATGAATGCAGGGTTAATTGGAGGTTTAGTGCTAGGATTAAATAAAGTAACAGCCGGCTCACTAAAAGACCTTTTTAACAATCAAAAGATTCATAGATAA
- a CDS encoding DUF805 domain-containing protein, translated as MNFLERVFSNYFLAWSQIFNYKDKTSRIPFWHFFVLDSLIGALVSLLSNNNLANDPNDFYVITEGYDWSYIYSIPSFLVFLALLIRRLRDIGKENLVLWTFCSFIPFYNLYLFAQPSSEK; from the coding sequence ATGAATTTTCTAGAGAGAGTTTTTTCAAATTATTTTCTGGCTTGGAGTCAAATTTTTAATTACAAAGACAAAACAAGTAGGATCCCCTTTTGGCACTTTTTTGTCCTAGATAGCTTAATAGGAGCTTTAGTTTCATTATTGTCTAACAACAATCTAGCTAATGATCCAAACGACTTTTATGTAATTACCGAGGGTTATGACTGGAGTTACATATATAGTATTCCCTCTTTTTTAGTATTTTTAGCTCTATTAATAAGAAGGCTTAGAGATATAGGTAAAGAGAACTTAGTTTTATGGACATTTTGCTCGTTTATTCCTTTTTATAATCTTTATTTATTTGCTCAGCCTTCATCAGAAAAATAA
- a CDS encoding ABC-F family ATP-binding cassette domain-containing protein, whose amino-acid sequence MIEINNGEARNYSGNYREFLQQKVENEQSEASSQKKFQGVLRKELAWLRQGPKARSTKQKARIQRIAEMQAKPKIQIKAKLEMNSLNRRIGKIAIEAEGLGLSINVKEKNLDLLNDFTYSFSPEDRVGVIGPNGSGKSTLLDLIAGKRLPTSGKIKLGETVHIGYLDQHTNDLNQGRGLNRKVIEFVEESASRIDHGGKQITASQLLEKFLFPPSQQHSPLSKLSGGEKRRLALCKMLIKAPNVLLLDEPTNDLDIQTLSVLEDFLEDFKGCVVVVSHDRYFLDRTVDRIFNFENANLRRYEGNYSRFLEQKIIEERNNEKKEQAKIANDSGNENRKQIKLKPKNQKRRLIFKEARELKDLDVKLPLLEEQKIYLEKKITATDMDISEISHQLAALIESIHEYEDRWIELSELSETAEEQSNSSIGSEK is encoded by the coding sequence ATGATCGAAATTAATAATGGCGAAGCTCGTAATTATTCAGGAAATTACCGTGAATTTCTTCAACAGAAAGTTGAAAACGAGCAATCAGAGGCATCTTCACAGAAAAAATTTCAGGGTGTTTTAAGAAAAGAATTAGCTTGGTTAAGACAAGGTCCTAAAGCAAGGAGCACAAAACAAAAAGCACGTATTCAAAGGATTGCTGAAATGCAAGCGAAACCAAAAATTCAAATCAAAGCAAAATTAGAAATGAATTCATTGAATAGAAGAATTGGAAAGATAGCAATTGAGGCTGAAGGTCTAGGACTTTCTATAAATGTTAAAGAGAAAAATTTAGATCTCTTAAATGATTTTACTTATAGCTTTAGTCCGGAGGATCGAGTAGGTGTTATTGGTCCAAATGGAAGTGGTAAATCGACTCTTTTAGATCTAATTGCGGGTAAAAGATTGCCTACAAGTGGGAAAATTAAACTTGGAGAAACAGTCCATATTGGTTATCTTGATCAACATACAAATGATTTAAATCAAGGGAGAGGATTAAATCGTAAGGTTATTGAATTTGTGGAGGAGTCTGCATCACGAATTGATCATGGAGGGAAACAAATTACAGCATCACAGCTTTTAGAAAAATTCCTTTTTCCACCAAGTCAGCAACATAGTCCTCTATCTAAGCTTTCAGGAGGAGAGAAAAGAAGACTTGCTCTATGTAAAATGCTCATAAAAGCTCCCAATGTATTGTTGCTTGATGAGCCGACTAATGATTTAGATATACAAACATTAAGCGTACTCGAAGATTTTCTTGAGGATTTTAAAGGTTGTGTAGTAGTCGTATCACATGATAGATATTTTCTTGATCGAACTGTTGATAGGATTTTTAATTTTGAAAATGCTAATTTGAGAAGATATGAAGGTAATTACTCGAGATTTCTAGAACAAAAAATTATAGAGGAGAGAAATAATGAAAAAAAAGAACAAGCTAAGATCGCTAATGATTCAGGCAATGAGAATAGGAAACAAATAAAATTAAAGCCTAAAAATCAAAAGAGGCGATTGATTTTCAAAGAAGCTAGAGAACTTAAAGACTTAGATGTGAAGCTACCTTTACTAGAGGAGCAGAAAATATATTTAGAAAAAAAAATAACTGCTACTGATATGGATATCAGTGAAATTAGTCATCAGTTAGCAGCACTTATTGAATCTATTCACGAGTATGAAGATCGATGGATCGAACTGAGTGAGTTATCCGAGACAGCAGAGGAGCAATCTAATTCTTCTATTGGTTCAGAAAAATAG